ACTTCCAAGATTTTTGCCGACCGTTTGACTATTTGTTCCATCTCCGGTCCTTGGTAAAAATCCAGATGACTGATTGAGCCAAACCGGTTTCTTAACGGAGAGGAAATTAAGCTTGGTCGGGTTGTGGCGGCAATTAAAGTGAATCTGGGCAAATTTAATTCTAAAGACCGGGCTGAAACGCCTTTGCCAATCACTAAATGAAGTTGGCCTGATTCCATGGCCGGATAAAGCACTTCTTCGATCTGTTTGTTTAACCGATGGATTTCATCAATAAAAAATATTTCGCCATTTTCAAGATTGGTTAGAATCGCTGCCAAGTCGCCGACTTTTTTAATTGCCGGACCAGAGCTGACCGTGATTTTGCCCGAGAGCTGTTTGGCAACTAAATGGGCTAAGGTGGTTTTGCCGACACCAGATGGGCCATAAAATAGAATATGGTCACAGGTTTTGCTTTTCTTTTTTGCCGCTTCAATCATAATCTGAAGCGAATATTTGATTTTTTCCTGGCCGACAAAGTCCTGCCATTTTTTCGGCCTAAGGATTGAATCAAGAATTTTATCTTCCTCTAATTTTTTTGATTTCATATACTTATTTTACCTCATCACCCAAGGACTTGACAAATTTTAAGATTCTGTTAGAATTGCGTTTCTAAACAGCTCAAGGCAATCCCGCCCTCTAAACTTTTAGCTTAAAGGGCGGGGTTCAGGAGAATCTTTATCGGTACTTTGGCTCCGGCTAGGGTATTCGTGAAATATCTCTTTTAAAATAAAGAAATTTATTTTTTTGCCTTGAGCTGTTTGCCCAGTAGTGAATTTTGGACAAATTATTGCTTCTGAATAATTAACTTGAAAAAAACTGACTAAAAATCTTGTTAAACTTAAACAGATGATCGTTTCTAATAAACGCAATAATTGGAAGAATGCCCAAAATCTACTCCGGGGTTTTTTAATTTAAGGAAGCCTCGCTTCGTTAGATTTTACTTTACTACTTTATACTTTATATTTCTACCGGAACGGCCCAACCATTT
The Patescibacteria group bacterium DNA segment above includes these coding regions:
- the ruvB gene encoding Holliday junction branch migration DNA helicase RuvB, which encodes MKSKKLEEDKILDSILRPKKWQDFVGQEKIKYSLQIMIEAAKKKSKTCDHILFYGPSGVGKTTLAHLVAKQLSGKITVSSGPAIKKVGDLAAILTNLENGEIFFIDEIHRLNKQIEEVLYPAMESGQLHLVIGKGVSARSLELNLPRFTLIAATTRPSLISSPLRNRFGSISHLDFYQGPEMEQIVKRSAKILEVKISPEAIRMLAQASRATPRIANRVLKRTWDLAVVKNKQIIDKTLVEQSLKILDIDNFGLESMDRKLIELIIKKHRGGPVGIQTLAAALNEEKDTIENVYEPYLLRLGLIERTARGRIATKLAYEYSKKQF